From the Pseudochaenichthys georgianus unplaced genomic scaffold, fPseGeo1.2 scaffold_458_arrow_ctg1, whole genome shotgun sequence genome, the window gctgctgctgctgtcgatgccgccgccgctgcttgcagtgactctgtgaagagcaaccgaatgtccgcagcctccttcaaagaaggattattcgcgtaaaatttgtccgcagttgcagtgttgtgacacatgaaatcactcactctttggcggttgcctttgtcttgaaacctcttcgcattatcggcgtggactgtgcggaggtcggtgaagttaatgggactgcggagccccacatcagcccatgccaacctcagggagtaggcaagcttcctgaacgggttcttcccctctgtgtacagaaagtaacggctctagggtgcaggtcagcgtacccttaatttccagccacctcttcatccatccaaattcttctacggtgaggtacagctgcgcctccccgaacgcgttggccgtcttgtggttacttacctgttatgacagagatagagagtgtcaatacaatgtcaatcatgcatataactgccagaataaatacattgattaatagcactcacatgaaccaggtagccgaaggcagtgccagttgtatccgcctttcggacctcggcgttggtcatgttggagtagacccccggacggtggccataaatgcagctccaatgaagagtcatatacccatagagcagtgtccgggtcgcggtagtcggattgctggccatcacatccaggagctgagggatgcgagtggtggtcgaagtcaagcatgtcattaggtcgttgtggctcggcagaccttccatcttgtcacgcttcacttgcatctggtggataagtacttttctcttcagggacttcaggatggcaactacttcccgtttgattaaaatcatgtcggtttggctgagcctgctccccttgcacggtgtgtcggccatgtacttgagaaagtgtgatatattcttgatgtagaagtcggaggtcgtgacctgaaggcttgacttcatcaggctccgggaccacccgcgtatcctcttgagatccctcaaaaagagccagtcagacaggcgattgaaaccgtgtgccatgaaactgaggaacgacttcactctgcttagtttggagactgtgttttcctggagcctcactggtgggtcgatacctgcataatgctcccggtatccttgcagataatcctctgtgaaatataaacagtactttaatgacaacacatgatgtgttacagaaactgcatgtgtcacatagccaaaacacttacccatgatccgtgggaatgttATGTCCTCGTTCAGAATCGGGCATCACGTGGAGCTCCGAGTGTTTGTGAGTAGCTGCGTGGCTACACTGAGCCCTGACATGCACTCCAGCCCCAGGCATGCCTTCATTGAAAATGGGTAAGGCTGCAAATTGCTAAATGGCAAAAAGAAACATATTTTTATGACCCTAGAGGGAGCTGTTTAATGTGTAAGGCTCGTCAAGTGGTTTAATTCAGACACGAGCAATGCTGACTCGAGTGACAGGTTAATAAAAGATCATTCCTTTAGTGTTGTCTTCAAGTTAGCTAAGGCTAGCTGCAGGTTGCTTTTAATCTTTATTCTAGTTCTTCCTTTCTGTGCCACTATTGGCAAATGCACAGGTCAGATTTGTGCAGTTCTGACTCTAAAGAACTACTTCCAGAACTTGCCTATAGGCTATAGAAATGTTAGCGGGggagttgcattgtgggtaatgtagaCTCTGGTTATAGTAGTCAATGAGTGCTAATTTAGTGTtgccctttttgtttttcctCATCATAGGTGCTTTGTTGACTCTCAGCTTCCAGGCTCAAGGTCTCAATTCTTAGCCAGGACACAGGATGACAAGCTCCACATGTCCATTGATGCCTTCAGATTTTATAATGAGGACAGAGGGGAGGTGAGGCTCTATTAAATTGCCTCAAACAtgattgtgtgtgcatgtttcccAACACCTGCTTTTCTCATAGCTCTACATCACATGTCACCTGAATGCTGTGCCAATAAATAGCACAGATGCAACAACCAAGGCGTGCACTTTTGTGAATGGAAGGTAAGTGAGATCCAGTCTAAAATATGTCGAATTACTCACAAAAAACAAAGTATTGGTGCcgaatgttttttatttatcagaTGGCAGTCCGCTGATGGTAATGACTACGTATGTGGGCAATGCAAAAGACCAATTG encodes:
- the LOC117442720 gene encoding zona pellucida sperm-binding protein 3-like; amino-acid sequence: MIRGNVMSSFRIGHHVELRVFVSSCVATLSPDMHSSPRHAFIENGCFVDSQLPGSRSQFLARTQDDKLHMSIDAFRFYNEDRGELYITCHLNAVPINSTDATTKACTFVNGRWQSADGNDYVCGQCKRPIGVEQTPSKPSSPGKFRPRGFVKPEEREPLWRSGLKTSTVWEHQARVGPMMVLPAKQKSRPIPAEEPSSILDQIRRSTMYGSQWR